In the genome of Quercus robur chromosome 3, dhQueRobu3.1, whole genome shotgun sequence, one region contains:
- the LOC126717853 gene encoding lignin-forming anionic peroxidase-like, whose amino-acid sequence MRNSFISHASTATVVFMLLLLSTTCKAQLSSTFYDQNCPNGLSTIRNAIRTAVSRERRMAASLIRLHFHDCFVQGCDASILLEDGERNALQNRGSARGYEIIDSAKAQVEKICPGVVSCADILAVAARDASVAVGGPSWTVKLGRRDSTTASSSLAEQELPRFTDGLDSLISRFGTKGLSARDMVALSGSHTLGQAQCSSFRGRIYNNGSDIDVGFASTRKRRCPGTSGQPGDSNLAPLDLVTPNSFDNNYFKNLLRKKGLLQSDQILFSGGSTDGIVSEYSRSPATFKSDFASAMIKMGDIGPLTGSAGQIRRICSAIN is encoded by the exons ATGAGAAATTCTTTCATTTCCCATGCAAGCACTGCGACAGTTGTGTTCATGTTGCTCCTTTTGAGCACTACATGCAAAGCGCAACTATCTTCTACATTTTATGACCAAAACTGTCCAAATGGACTAAGTACTATTCGGAATGCTATTAGAACAGCTGTTTCACGAGAACGTAGAATGGCGGCATCTCTAATTCGTCTCCATTTTCATGATTGCTTTGTTCAG GGCTGTGATGCATCAATTTTACTAGAAGATGGCGAAAGGAATGCACTGCAAAATAGGGGTTCTGCAAGAGGTTATGAGATCATAGACAGTGCAAAAGCTCAGGTAGAGAAGATATGCCCTGGAGTTGTATCTTGCGCAGATATTCTTGCAGTGGCTGCTCGAGATGCTTCCGTTGCT GTTGGTGGTCCATCTTGGACAGTGAAGCTTGGAAGAAGAGATTCCACTACTGCAAGTTCCTCTCTAGCTGAACAAGAACTTCCAAGATTTACTGACGGCCTTGATAGTCTAATATCTCGTTTCGGTACCAAAGGGCTCAGTGCAAGAGACATGGTTGCATTGTCAG GTTCCCACACACTGGGGCAAGCTCAATGTTCTTCATTTCGTGGTCGGATATACAATAATGGGAGTGACATCGATGTTGGATTTGCTAGCACACGAAAGCGTCGTTGTCCGGGTACTAGTGGACAACCTGGGGATTCAAACTTGGCACCACTTGACTTGGTGACACCAAATTCTTTTGACAACAATTACTTCAAGAATTTACTGCGAAAGAAGGGTCTCCTTCAATCGGATCAAATCCTTTTTAGCGGAGGAAGCACAGACGGTATTGTCTCAGAATATAGTAGGAGCCCTGCCACTTTTAAGTCTGATTTTGCATCTGCCATGATTAAAATGGGAGATATCGGTCCTCTCACTGGTTCAGCTGGGCAAATTAGAAGGATATGCAGTGCTATAAATTAA